AACTGCTGGATTTCCTCTCCTCTACCGATGGTTTTTTGAGGGACACGGTGGGGTACTTCACCCTGTCTGCCTGGATTGAAAGGGGCATGTACCCAGAAGCAGAGCTGCAAAGCCTGCTCTCCTGGACCCAGGACAACCTGCGTCTGGGTCTGGGCACCAGCGGGCACGATTCGGTGTTTTTGCGTTCTTTCAGCGTTTTGATTTTGTCGGAAATCATTGGCTTTGATGGGGAAAACCCTGTACTGCCAGAAGCAGAACGCCATGCAGCCCTGGAACGCACCCTGGAGTACCTTGCAGAAGAATGCGACCTGAGGGGTTACGTGCCCGAAAAAGGCTGGGCACACGCCATTGCCCACGGAGCCGATGCTTTGATGGTTTTTGCAGCACACCCTCACAGCACCCCCACCCAGATTCTGGCAGTGCTGGACAGCATTCAGGATCTGGTTCTGATGGAACATGTCTACCTTTACAGTGAAGAGAAAAGGCTGGCCCGCGCCGCCCACGCCGCCCTGGCCCGACTGGGCACCGAGAACATCCATTTGTGGCTGGAACACACGCTGGACCGGGTGCAGCCCGACTGGTACGCCTCTCCAGAGCAGGCCGCTGCCCGCCTGAACCTGCAGGGTTTTCTGAATGCCCTGGTG
This portion of the Deinococcus roseus genome encodes:
- a CDS encoding DUF2785 domain-containing protein, which encodes MNRDQWQQVIDSDYQLPEGVSLHEATRELLDFLSSTDGFLRDTVGYFTLSAWIERGMYPEAELQSLLSWTQDNLRLGLGTSGHDSVFLRSFSVLILSEIIGFDGENPVLPEAERHAALERTLEYLAEECDLRGYVPEKGWAHAIAHGADALMVFAAHPHSTPTQILAVLDSIQDLVLMEHVYLYSEEKRLARAAHAALARLGTENIHLWLEHTLDRVQPDWYASPEQAAARLNLQGFLNALVLISKETEQHPLQEAVQEALLQLR